The Anaerolineae bacterium DNA segment CTGCCCTGTTGCGGGTCAATAAAACGCAGGAGCAAATTCGCCACCGTGCTTTTGCCAGCTCCACTTGGCCCCACCAGGGCCGCCTTTTGACCGGCAGAGATGGTCAGGGAGATACCGTTGAGGGCCGGGCGCCGGCCATCGTCGTAAGCGTAGTGGACGTTGGTGAAGCACAGGGTGAAGGGAGGGGGGGGAATGTCCTCTGCCCTACCCCCTCTCTGAGTGGCAGAGGGGGGCAAAGGCGTGTCGAGCACAGCAAAGATGCGTTGCGCCGTGGCCACGCCAGACATACCCGCATGAAAACGCGCGCCGAGTAGGCGGAGAGGAAGGTAGAATTCCGGGGCCAGGATAAGAATGAACAGAGCCTCGGCAAAGATGAACCGGCCATAGAGCAAGCGCAGACCGATTTCCACGGCCACAATAGCGATGCTGAGAGTGGCTACCAATTCCAGCACCAGGGCGGAAAGAAAGGCCACCCGCAGCACGCTCATGGTGGTTTGCCCAAAACGGTAGCTGACCTGGGCAATGGTTTTGGATTGCGCGCGGCTGCGACCCAAGATTTTAAGCGTAGCCAAACCTTGCAGCACATCCAGAAAGTGGGCGCTCATCCGGCTTAAGGCGGTCCACTGTCGCCGGGTCATTTTATCGGCCTGGTGGCCGATGAGGGCCATAAAGATGGGGATCAAGGGGGCGGTGAACAGCAGCACCAGGCCGGTGGTGGGATCCAGGGGAAAAACAACCATCAAGATGGTCAGAGGGATCAGGGCGGCTGTGGCTAATTGGGGCAGGTATTGGCTAAAATAGGCCTCGAGGGCCTCTATGCCTTGTACGGCGGTGTTGGCCAGTTCGCCGCTGCGCTCGCCGTGGGTGTAGGTTGGGCCAAGCGCCAGCAGGTGGGCGGTCAGGCGGTTGCGCAGGTTGCTTTTGACCTGTCCGGCCACGCGCTGGGCCGTTACCTGGCCGGACCAGGTGAAAGCGGCGCGAGCCACGCTCAAAACCAGCAGCGCCAGCAACAAGGGCTGCACCTCAACCAGCGTATGTTGTTCCAGGAAAACGCGGCTGATAACCCGGCTTAAGTAATACGCCTGGCCGATGATTACCATCCCTCCCAGCAAACTCAAAGTGATGGTCAGAATCAGGTTGAGTTGGCTTGAGCGAGCTTGCCGCCAGAGGCGTTTACTGAACATTTTCAACCGGACCAAGGTTCATTTACGAGGACGCATCATCCATCTATCCGCGTTTTCCAACTTTTCAAATCCCCCGTAGCGGCGGTAAAGCTCGTGCGCGTCGCGGGTGGCCAGCAAAAAGTTTCTGAGATTCTTTAAATCGGGGTGGTTGGTGACAACCTCAATCAGCCATTTGCCCAGGTTTTGCCCCTGGTGCGACTCCAGGATAAACACGTCGCACAACCAGACAAAGGTAGCGTAATCGGTAACCACGCGGGCAAAACCAACCAGGTTGTCTTGCTGGTCGTACAGGCCAAAACAGAGCGAATTTTTAATGGATTTAATGACGGTTTTCATTGAGCGTCCCTGCGCCCAATATGACCTCTGGCTCAAGTAGGCGTGAACGACGTTCAGGTCCAGCTTTCTTTTGTCGGTGCGGATAACATAGCCGTCCCGGGTGTATTCGGTGGT contains these protein-coding regions:
- the cydD gene encoding thiol reductant ABC exporter subunit CydD — translated: MFSKRLWRQARSSQLNLILTITLSLLGGMVIIGQAYYLSRVISRVFLEQHTLVEVQPLLLALLVLSVARAAFTWSGQVTAQRVAGQVKSNLRNRLTAHLLALGPTYTHGERSGELANTAVQGIEALEAYFSQYLPQLATAALIPLTILMVVFPLDPTTGLVLLFTAPLIPIFMALIGHQADKMTRRQWTALSRMSAHFLDVLQGLATLKILGRSRAQSKTIAQVSYRFGQTTMSVLRVAFLSALVLELVATLSIAIVAVEIGLRLLYGRFIFAEALFILILAPEFYLPLRLLGARFHAGMSGVATAQRIFAVLDTPLPPSATQRGGRAEDIPPPPFTLCFTNVHYAYDDGRRPALNGISLTISAGQKAALVGPSGAGKSTVANLLLRFIDPQQGSITVNGISLSALDLSGWRTQVAWVPQHPYLFPGTIAENIRLARPQADLAAVRQAAQLASAAPFIEALPQSYDTLIGERGLDLSGGQAQRLALARAFLKNAPFLILDEATANLDPDHELQIQAAMQRLLQNRTALIIAHRLNTVTTADNILVMQAGQIVESGAHDTLLGQSGLYRQFVTANL
- a CDS encoding GNAT family N-acetyltransferase codes for the protein MDTTEYTRDGYVIRTDKRKLDLNVVHAYLSQRSYWAQGRSMKTVIKSIKNSLCFGLYDQQDNLVGFARVVTDYATFVWLCDVFILESHQGQNLGKWLIEVVTNHPDLKNLRNFLLATRDAHELYRRYGGFEKLENADRWMMRPRK